A genomic region of Phragmites australis chromosome 2, lpPhrAust1.1, whole genome shotgun sequence contains the following coding sequences:
- the LOC133895461 gene encoding alpha-1,3-arabinosyltransferase XAT3-like yields the protein MRAWNRAHAEQEYYSKKVRASSSIGCHWLVPTFALAGASLSSELPETRNQLEGWSIGAMKGGRRLPLPRLESKRRLLSFVVGGFLFFLVFLLSSRHDAAVLLDTHSSGQLELSSRDGILPQQGESHGHLQQSAEQTVAEGVSYAVRVEERNDVEREAELEEGERDSNAAAAAATSISDDQAAAGAAEAVRDNSVHVTAAAIAEQHAADTTSPQHEHPVSSPGDITRRPDYVNQQRQPLCDFSDFRADVCDFSGDIRMDASASEFIVVDPAGGTNGTTYKVRPYPRKGDETCMGRVTEITVRTTADAEAAPLCTRTHTAPAVVFSISGYTGNLFHDFTDVIVPLYNTVQRYRGDVQLVVTNVGSWWLAKYDALLRELSCHAPLDFAKAAAAGEVHCFRHAVVNLRAHRELIIERERSLDGLAMPDFTRFLRRALSLPRDAPTSPGDGTGRKPRLLIISRRRTRQLLNIDAVVCAAEEVGFEAIVNELDLADDIAQVGRLINSFDALVGVHGAGLTNMMFLPPGATVVQIVPWGGLQWIARMDFGEPAEAMGLRYIQYEIAVRESTLKDKYPRDHEIFINPTALHKNGFKFMRQTFLNGQDITVDVDRFRAVLLQALKNLAR from the exons ATGCGCGCATGGAACAGGGCACATGCAGAGCAAGAATATTATAGCAAGAAAGTAAGAGCCAGTTCTTCGATCGGATGCCACTGGCTAGTCCCGACTTTTGCATTGGCCGGAGCTAGCTTAAGCTCGGAGCTTCCTGAGACAAGAAACCAGCTAGAAGGTTGGTCGATCGGCGCCATGAAGGGTGGGAGAAGGCTGCCGCTGCCGCGGCTGGAGTCAAAGCGCAGGCTGTTGTCCTTCGTCGTCGGcggcttcctcttcttcctcgtcttcctcctctcctcccgccACGACGCCGCCGTCTTACTCGACACCC ACTCGTCGGGTCAACTTGAGCTTTCAAGTCGAGATGGCATCCTACCGCAGCAGGGAGAGAGCCACGGCCACCTGCAGCAGAGTGCCGAGCAGACAGTCGCGGAGG gggTTAGCTACGCGGTGAGAGTAGAGGAGAGGAACGACGTCGAGAGAGAAGCagagctggaggagggagaGCGTGACagcaacgccgccgccgccgccgcaacaTCTATTTCCGACGACCAAGCAGCAGCAG GCGCCGCGGAGGCGGTCCGGGACAACTCCGTGCACGTCACTGCCGCCGCGATAGCCGAGCAACACGCCGCGGATACGACGTCTCCTCAGCACGAACATCCAG TATCTTCTCCGGGGGACATCACGAGGCGTCCAGATTATGTAAACCAGCAGCGGCAGCCGCTGTGCGACTTCTCCGACTTCCGCGCCGACGTCTGCGACTTCTCCGGCGACATCCGCATGGACGCCAGCGCGTCGGAGTTCATCGTCGTCGACCCGGCTGGTGGCACGAACGGGACGACGTACAAGGTCCGGCCGTACCCGCGAAAGGGCGACGAGACGTGCATGGGCCGCGTCACCGAGATCACCGTGCGGACGACGGCGGACGCGGAGGCCGCGCCGCTGTGCACGAGGACGCACACCGCGCCGGCTGTCGTGTTCTCGATCAGCGGGTACACGGGAAACCTCTTCCACGATTTCACCGACGTGATCGTGCCGCTGTACAACACCGTGCAGCGCTACCGCGGCGACGTGCAGCTCGTCGTGACCAACGTGGGCTCGTGGTGGCTCGCCAAATACGACGCGCTCCTCCGCGAGTTGTCGTGCCACGCGCCGCTCGACTTCGCCaaggctgccgccgccggcgaggtgCACTGCTTCCGCCACGCCGTGGTCAACCTGCGCGCGCACCGGGAGCTGATCATCGAGCGGGAGCGCAGTCTGGACGGGCTCGCGATGCCGGACTTCACGCGGTTCCTCCGGCGCGCTCTCTCGCTGCCCCGGGACGCGCCCACGAGCCCCGGCGACGGCACAGGCAGGAAGCCTCGCCTACTCATCATCTCCCGCCGCCGCACCCGGCAGCTCTTGAATATTGATGCCGTGGTCTGCGCGGCTGAGGAGGTCGGCTTCGAGGCCATCGTGAACGAGTTGGATCTGGCCGACGACATCGCGCAGGTGGGGCGGCTGATCAACTCGTTTGACGCGCTGGTGGGCGTGCACGGCGCGGGGCTGACCAACATGATGTTCCTGCCGCCGGGCGCGACGGTGGTGCAGATTGTGCCGTGGGGCGGCCTGCAGTGGATAGCGCGGATGGACTTCGGAGAGCCGGCGGAGGCGATGGGGCTCAGGTACATCCAGTACGAGATTGCCGTCCGCGAGAGCACGCTCAAGGATAAGTATCCCAGAGATCACGAGATCTTCATCAACCCGACGGCGCTGCACAAGAACGGCTTCAAATTTATGAGGCAGACGTTCTTGAACGGCCAGGACATCACCGTCGACGTGGACCGCTTCAGAGCGGTGCTGCTCCAGGCGCTCAAGAACCTCGCGCGTTAG